Proteins encoded together in one Halomarina salina window:
- the purB gene encoding adenylosuccinate lyase: MRTPLDAVSPLDGRYASYTEPLVPYASEAGLMRARVHVEVEYLLALADLDATPLSIPDGEREALRDLYREFDEEDASFVKRIETEGTEEFPATNHDVKAIEYFVRDSFPEYAPWIHFGLTSEDVNNLAHRLLVRDAVSEVLVPQLRTVRDELADLAREHRDVPMLARTHGQPATPTTFGKEMAVYAARLGQALGTIERIDLAGKLAGASGTYAAHRAAYPDVDWRSFSASFVESLGFEHVSLTTQVNPCDDLAALFDAFRRANDVLLDLDRDVWLYVSQRYLGQEAAAGETGSSTMPHKVNPIDFENSEGNLSKANSDLAFLADYVTTSRLQRDLSDSTVKRTIGGTLAHCLLAYQKTENGLAKVVPNETVMREDLEANPAVVGEAVQTILRREGHADAYERVKEATRGREVTLDNFHDMYEDLDVSDDVREELLALTPATYTGFASDLVGELDQTD, encoded by the coding sequence ATGCGAACCCCACTCGACGCAGTCTCACCCCTCGACGGCCGGTACGCGTCGTACACGGAGCCGCTGGTCCCCTACGCCAGCGAGGCGGGCCTGATGCGCGCCCGCGTCCACGTCGAGGTGGAGTACCTCCTCGCGCTCGCGGACCTCGACGCCACGCCGCTGTCGATTCCCGACGGCGAGCGCGAGGCGCTGCGCGACCTGTACCGTGAGTTCGACGAGGAGGACGCCAGCTTCGTCAAGCGAATCGAGACGGAGGGTACGGAGGAGTTCCCGGCGACCAACCACGACGTGAAGGCCATCGAGTACTTCGTCCGGGACTCGTTCCCCGAGTACGCCCCCTGGATACACTTCGGCCTCACCAGCGAGGACGTCAACAACCTCGCCCACCGACTACTCGTCCGCGATGCCGTGAGCGAGGTGCTGGTCCCCCAGTTACGGACCGTCCGGGACGAACTCGCCGACCTGGCCCGCGAGCACCGGGACGTCCCGATGCTCGCCCGGACCCACGGCCAGCCGGCGACGCCGACGACGTTCGGCAAGGAGATGGCCGTCTACGCGGCCCGGCTCGGGCAGGCGCTCGGTACCATCGAGCGCATCGACCTCGCCGGGAAGCTGGCGGGCGCGTCGGGGACCTACGCCGCCCACCGCGCCGCCTACCCGGACGTGGACTGGCGGTCGTTCTCGGCGTCGTTCGTCGAGTCGCTCGGCTTCGAGCACGTCTCGCTGACGACGCAGGTCAACCCGTGTGACGACCTCGCGGCGCTGTTCGACGCGTTCCGCCGGGCGAACGACGTGCTGCTGGACCTCGACCGGGACGTCTGGCTCTACGTCAGCCAGCGCTACCTCGGGCAGGAGGCCGCCGCGGGCGAGACGGGCAGTTCGACGATGCCCCACAAGGTCAACCCCATCGACTTCGAGAACAGCGAGGGCAACCTCTCGAAGGCCAACTCGGACCTCGCGTTCCTCGCGGACTACGTCACCACCTCGCGCCTCCAGCGCGACCTCTCGGACTCGACGGTCAAGCGCACCATCGGCGGCACGCTCGCCCACTGCCTCCTCGCGTACCAGAAGACCGAGAACGGACTGGCGAAGGTCGTCCCGAACGAGACGGTGATGCGCGAGGACCTGGAGGCGAACCCCGCTGTCGTCGGGGAGGCCGTCCAGACCATCCTCCGCCGAGAGGGTCACGCCGACGCCTACGAGCGCGTCAAAGAGGCGACGCGCGGCCGCGAGGTCACCCTCGACAACTTCCACGACATGTACGAGGACCTCGACGTGAGCGACGACGTGCGCGAAGAGCTGCTCGCGCTCACCCCCGCCACCTACACCGGGTTCGCGTCGGACCTCGTGGGCGAACTGGACCAAACGGACTGA
- a CDS encoding phosphoribosyltransferase translates to MFTDRTDGGERLGRLLLDRGVDADVVLAIPRGGLPVGRAVSDALSLPLDVVVARKLGAPGNPELAVGAVGAEGALWLNEDLLDHIGVTDGYLERERERQTSVVREKLDRYRAGRPPLDLDGKTVLVVDDGLATGATAIACVRTVRAAGADRVVVAVPVAPPETVDRLRSVADEVVAVETPGRFGAVGAFYRSFAQVSDDEARGYLDT, encoded by the coding sequence ATGTTCACAGACCGCACGGACGGTGGCGAGCGACTCGGCCGACTGCTCCTCGACCGTGGCGTCGACGCCGACGTCGTCCTCGCCATCCCGCGCGGTGGGCTTCCGGTCGGTCGGGCCGTCTCGGACGCGCTCTCCCTCCCGCTGGACGTGGTCGTCGCGCGGAAACTCGGCGCGCCGGGCAACCCGGAACTCGCCGTCGGCGCGGTGGGCGCGGAGGGGGCGCTGTGGCTGAACGAGGACCTGCTCGACCACATCGGCGTCACCGACGGCTACCTCGAACGCGAGCGGGAGCGCCAGACGTCGGTCGTCCGGGAGAAACTCGACCGCTACCGGGCGGGGCGGCCGCCGCTGGACCTCGACGGGAAGACGGTGCTCGTCGTCGACGACGGTCTCGCCACGGGCGCGACGGCCATCGCGTGCGTCCGGACGGTCCGCGCGGCGGGAGCGGACCGGGTCGTCGTCGCCGTCCCCGTCGCACCGCCCGAGACGGTCGACCGACTCCGGTCCGTCGCCGACGAGGTGGTCGCCGTCGAGACGCCGGGTCGGTTCGGCGCGGTCGGGGCGTTCTACCGCTCGTTCGCGCAGGTGAGCGACGACGAGGCTCGGGGGTACCTTGACACGTAA
- a CDS encoding M20/M25/M40 family metallo-hydrolase gives MSAHETGFDLLDFHEAAVRTPSHESPDAMRDLVVETLTGAGHPPDVDDAGNVLASRGAGDPHVVLNTHLDTVPPHVPFERVAGPPDEDGDAPADPDGDVVLGRGACDAKGPLAAMLDAFLRANPPGRLTLALTPDEETTSAGAHALSLDADCYVVGEPTDLAVCTAAKGRFEGHVTVAGDAAHAAHPEDGVNATAALESVLAALRLFDDAHGPDTHEQLGPSTLTPTVVAAGEAANQLPEHARVTVDRRSVPPETAAGYERALNAHLGAAVADGPVPDASVEFALTDRETPFLEAFATPTDHPLVRTFEDAGAGPPRQFTAATEASYFAPAPVVVFGPGVLVDDVGPVAHGRREYVRRGDVERASEVLGAALDSLSSL, from the coding sequence ATGAGTGCCCACGAGACCGGATTCGACCTGCTCGACTTCCACGAGGCGGCGGTGCGGACGCCCTCCCACGAGTCGCCCGACGCGATGCGCGACCTCGTCGTCGAGACGCTGACCGGGGCCGGCCACCCGCCCGACGTGGACGACGCGGGCAACGTCCTCGCCTCGCGCGGCGCGGGCGACCCGCACGTCGTCCTCAACACGCACCTCGACACCGTTCCGCCGCACGTCCCGTTCGAGCGCGTCGCTGGACCGCCCGACGAGGACGGGGACGCTCCCGCCGACCCAGATGGCGACGTGGTGCTCGGTCGGGGCGCGTGCGATGCGAAGGGGCCGCTGGCGGCGATGCTCGACGCGTTTCTGCGGGCGAATCCGCCCGGTCGCCTGACGCTCGCGCTGACGCCCGACGAGGAGACGACGAGCGCCGGGGCACACGCGCTCTCGCTCGACGCCGACTGCTACGTCGTCGGCGAACCGACCGACCTCGCGGTCTGTACCGCGGCGAAGGGTCGGTTCGAGGGACACGTCACCGTCGCGGGCGACGCGGCCCACGCCGCTCACCCCGAGGACGGCGTCAACGCCACCGCCGCGCTGGAGTCGGTGCTCGCGGCGCTCCGGTTGTTCGACGACGCGCACGGGCCCGACACCCACGAGCAACTCGGCCCGTCGACGCTGACGCCGACCGTCGTCGCGGCGGGCGAGGCGGCCAACCAGCTACCGGAGCACGCTCGGGTGACCGTCGACCGGCGGAGCGTCCCGCCCGAGACGGCCGCCGGGTACGAGCGGGCGCTGAACGCCCACCTCGGGGCGGCCGTCGCGGACGGTCCGGTCCCGGACGCGAGCGTCGAGTTCGCGCTCACCGACAGAGAGACGCCGTTCCTGGAGGCGTTCGCCACGCCGACCGACCACCCGCTGGTGCGAACGTTCGAGGACGCCGGTGCCGGACCGCCTCGGCAGTTCACAGCGGCGACGGAGGCGTCGTACTTCGCGCCCGCTCCCGTGGTCGTGTTCGGTCCCGGCGTGCTCGTCGACGACGTGGGACCCGTCGCGCACGGTCGCCGGGAGTACGTCCGTCGGGGAGACGTCGAACGGGCGAGCGAAGTGCTCGGGGCGGCGCTCGACTCGCTGTCGTCGCTGTAG
- a CDS encoding 2,3,4,5-tetrahydropyridine-2,6-dicarboxylate N-succinyltransferase — protein MTNALESDVEDLWERRESGLAASDVTHDDRATLDDFLDALESGEVRAAEKESDGGEWTANEWVKRGILLNFSLRESRQRSYGDVDYNDVLPLRDTGDLARRGTRNTPDGTVIRRGAYLGSDAIMMSPSFVNVGAYVGDGTLVDSCDTVGSCAQVGDDVKLGANTLLGGVLEPVESAPVIIEDDVSLGAGCRVTSGFVVGEGSVVGENTLLTPRIPVYDLVEEEVVYGHLPSNRRAFTRYVESSVADHDLFGDGGAYKPAVVATDVEDETLEATQREGALRE, from the coding sequence ATGACGAACGCGCTCGAATCGGACGTCGAGGACCTCTGGGAGCGCCGCGAGTCGGGCCTCGCCGCGAGCGACGTGACCCACGACGACCGGGCGACGCTCGACGACTTCCTCGACGCCCTCGAATCGGGCGAGGTCCGCGCAGCCGAGAAGGAGAGCGACGGCGGCGAGTGGACCGCCAACGAGTGGGTCAAGCGCGGCATCCTGCTGAACTTCTCCCTGCGGGAGTCACGCCAGCGCTCGTACGGCGACGTCGACTACAACGACGTGCTCCCGCTCCGGGATACGGGGGACCTCGCCCGTCGCGGGACGCGGAACACGCCCGACGGCACCGTGATTCGGCGCGGGGCGTACCTCGGTAGCGACGCCATCATGATGAGTCCGAGCTTCGTCAACGTCGGCGCGTACGTCGGCGACGGGACGCTCGTCGACTCCTGTGACACGGTCGGCTCCTGCGCGCAGGTCGGCGACGACGTGAAACTCGGCGCGAACACGCTCCTGGGAGGTGTTCTCGAACCCGTCGAGAGCGCCCCTGTGATCATCGAGGACGACGTCTCGCTCGGTGCCGGCTGCCGGGTCACCTCGGGATTCGTCGTCGGCGAGGGCAGCGTCGTCGGCGAGAACACGCTGCTCACGCCGCGCATCCCCGTCTACGACCTCGTCGAGGAGGAGGTGGTGTACGGCCACTTACCGTCGAATCGCCGGGCGTTCACGCGGTACGTCGAGTCGAGCGTCGCCGACCACGATCTGTTCGGCGACGGCGGCGCGTACAAGCCCGCGGTAGTCGCCACCGACGTCGAGGACGAGACGCTGGAGGCGACCCAGCGCGAGGGCGCGCTCCGCGAATGA
- the folP gene encoding dihydropteroate synthase, with translation MEYHEAANFLFDLRRYPSREGLDATRALCDSLGNPQDDLVCVQIAGSNGKGSTARMVERTLREAGLDVGLFTSPHLSDLRERVRVNGRKVTKRAVCEYTDAVREHVLDAAAEGDCPTFFESTTVLALWAFARAEVDVAVLEVGIGGRYDATSVVDPLASAVTSVTLEHTELLGDTVAEIARDKAQVAGTSPLVTSTTGDALAAVRDEVEAVVTVGGASADVRARYEGRDGLSGRVALDGPDWSVETRLSQLGTHQAANAGVAATLSRQVAEALDVPLDEATVERGLAGAHWPGRFEVMNRDPLTVLDGAHNPGSCESVAATLAEFDYDDLHLVVGAMSDKDHAGMAAALPRADHVYTCRADNERAESPAVLARAFEASGRSGEVHVGGNVPDALAAARSAAGSGDAVLLTGSLYVVAEAREEWVRPEIPKRVTGLDEARAALESADVTEGGVRRMRGEGVHRVVKTRVRPRQARYLKQEMLSLDGECAVSGLSAQEYDPVDVVLMGTLAQFRRLLERLADQPYGLQQVGERLRETLGIRTDDPEYPWEAGTAVMGIINVTPDSFHDGGEYDALDEARERAEAMVEAGVDILDVGGESTRPGAEPVPVEEEIRRVVPLVEAVADLDALVSVDTRKAEVARAALDAGADIINDVTGLDDPEMREVVAEYRPPTVVMHSIDAPVDPDTDVEYDDVVEDVVEQVRERVLLAEKAGLDRSRIIVDPGLGFGKSRHENFELLDRLDEFHALGCPVLVGHSHKSMFSLVGEEGGDAPAGTVAASALAADRGADVIRVHDVPENVVAVRTAHALDGAMDDAGNDEGP, from the coding sequence ATGGAGTACCACGAGGCCGCGAACTTCCTCTTCGACCTGCGCCGGTACCCGTCGCGTGAGGGCCTCGACGCGACGCGCGCGCTCTGCGACTCTCTCGGGAACCCACAGGACGACCTCGTCTGCGTCCAGATAGCCGGGTCGAACGGGAAGGGCTCGACCGCGCGGATGGTCGAGCGCACGCTGCGCGAGGCGGGGCTCGACGTGGGGCTGTTCACCTCTCCACATCTCTCCGACCTCCGCGAACGCGTCCGCGTGAACGGCCGGAAGGTGACGAAGCGGGCGGTGTGCGAGTACACCGACGCCGTCCGGGAGCACGTGCTGGACGCCGCCGCAGAGGGCGACTGCCCGACGTTCTTCGAGTCGACGACCGTCCTCGCGCTGTGGGCGTTCGCGCGGGCCGAGGTGGACGTGGCGGTCCTCGAAGTCGGCATCGGCGGGCGCTACGACGCCACGAGCGTGGTGGACCCGCTCGCGAGCGCCGTCACGAGCGTCACGCTCGAACACACCGAACTGCTGGGCGACACCGTCGCCGAGATCGCCCGCGACAAGGCGCAGGTCGCTGGTACGTCGCCGCTGGTCACGTCGACGACGGGCGACGCGCTGGCCGCAGTCCGCGACGAGGTCGAGGCGGTCGTCACCGTGGGCGGCGCGAGCGCCGACGTCCGCGCCCGCTACGAGGGCCGGGACGGGCTCTCGGGACGCGTCGCGCTCGACGGGCCGGACTGGTCGGTCGAGACGCGCCTCTCGCAGCTCGGCACGCACCAGGCCGCGAACGCGGGCGTCGCCGCAACGCTCTCGAGGCAGGTCGCCGAGGCGCTCGACGTCCCGCTGGACGAGGCGACGGTCGAGCGCGGCCTCGCGGGCGCGCACTGGCCCGGCCGGTTCGAAGTGATGAACCGCGACCCGTTGACGGTCCTCGACGGAGCGCACAATCCAGGTAGCTGCGAGTCGGTCGCCGCGACGCTCGCGGAGTTCGACTACGACGACCTCCACCTCGTGGTCGGCGCGATGAGCGACAAGGACCACGCCGGGATGGCCGCGGCGCTCCCCCGCGCCGACCACGTCTACACCTGCCGCGCGGACAACGAGCGCGCGGAGTCGCCCGCGGTCCTGGCCCGTGCGTTCGAGGCCAGCGGTCGGTCGGGCGAGGTACACGTCGGCGGGAACGTCCCCGACGCGCTGGCCGCCGCCCGGAGTGCGGCCGGTTCAGGCGACGCCGTGCTCCTCACCGGGTCGCTGTACGTCGTCGCGGAAGCGCGCGAGGAATGGGTGCGCCCGGAGATACCGAAGCGCGTCACCGGCCTCGACGAGGCCCGCGCGGCGCTCGAATCGGCCGACGTCACCGAGGGCGGCGTCCGGCGGATGCGAGGCGAGGGCGTCCACCGCGTCGTCAAGACGCGCGTCCGGCCGCGGCAGGCCCGCTACCTCAAGCAGGAGATGCTGTCGCTGGACGGCGAGTGTGCGGTCTCCGGGCTGTCGGCACAGGAGTACGACCCCGTCGACGTGGTCCTGATGGGGACGCTCGCGCAGTTCCGACGACTGCTGGAACGACTGGCCGACCAGCCCTACGGGCTCCAGCAGGTCGGCGAGCGACTCCGCGAGACGCTCGGTATCCGGACGGACGACCCGGAGTACCCGTGGGAGGCGGGGACGGCGGTGATGGGCATCATCAACGTCACGCCGGACTCGTTCCACGACGGCGGCGAGTACGACGCGCTCGACGAGGCACGGGAGCGCGCGGAGGCGATGGTCGAGGCGGGGGTCGACATCCTCGACGTCGGTGGGGAGTCGACCCGACCCGGCGCGGAGCCCGTGCCGGTCGAAGAGGAGATTCGGCGGGTCGTCCCGCTCGTCGAGGCGGTGGCCGACCTCGACGCGCTCGTCTCCGTCGACACGCGGAAGGCCGAGGTCGCCCGCGCTGCCCTCGACGCCGGTGCGGACATCATCAACGACGTGACGGGCCTCGACGACCCGGAGATGCGCGAGGTGGTCGCGGAGTACCGGCCACCGACCGTCGTGATGCACTCCATCGACGCGCCGGTCGACCCCGACACCGACGTCGAGTACGACGACGTCGTCGAGGACGTCGTCGAGCAGGTGCGAGAGCGCGTCCTGCTCGCGGAGAAGGCGGGCCTCGACCGGTCGCGCATCATCGTCGACCCCGGTCTCGGCTTCGGGAAGTCCCGCCACGAGAACTTCGAACTGCTGGACCGACTCGACGAGTTCCACGCGCTGGGCTGTCCGGTGCTCGTCGGCCACTCCCACAAGTCGATGTTCTCGCTCGTCGGCGAGGAGGGGGGCGACGCACCGGCCGGGACCGTCGCGGCCTCGGCGCTCGCCGCCGACCGTGGCGCGGACGTGATTCGCGTCCACGACGTACCCGAGAACGTCGTCGCGGTCCGGACCGCCCACGCGCTGGACGGGGCGATGGACGACGCCGGGAACGATGAGGGGCCGTGA
- the lysA gene encoding diaminopimelate decarboxylase → MSGSDRTAGERTTNPPVRRPADWDAERLRSLAAEYGTPLYVLDPDRVRQNCERLLGAFPDATVDYAVKANTTRTVLETVEQAGLGAECASAGEVRRALDAGFPAERVRYTAVNPPAADLDAVVDWWREGGDGLTVTVGARDALDALAERGYDGRLCVRVNPGVGAGHHEKVTTGDAPQFGVPFDRADEVCTAADDVGEFVGLHAHVGSGVSGEDLSAHEVLVARMAMLADELDPAPEFVSVGGGLGVPYSRDEPPLDLESVADATRDAFDCDARLAVEPGRYVVADAGILLTEATTVKETEETVVVGVDAGMTTLLRPALYDAYHEIRSLSGTVDGDDRHARDPTLCLVAGPVCETADVLGEERVLPAPERGDLLTVGTTGAYGYEMASTYNSRPRPAVVTLDGETVARRETLADLTRLEADGDDDGTRGADTRTADTRGDDA, encoded by the coding sequence ATGAGCGGGTCGGACCGGACAGCAGGCGAGCGGACGACGAATCCGCCAGTACGACGGCCCGCCGACTGGGACGCCGAGCGCCTCCGCTCGCTCGCCGCGGAGTACGGCACGCCGCTGTACGTCCTCGACCCCGACCGGGTCCGGCAGAACTGCGAGCGCCTGCTGGGTGCGTTCCCCGACGCGACGGTCGACTACGCGGTGAAGGCCAACACCACCCGAACAGTCCTCGAAACCGTCGAACAGGCGGGACTCGGCGCGGAGTGCGCCTCCGCGGGCGAAGTCCGTCGAGCCCTCGACGCAGGATTTCCGGCGGAACGCGTGCGCTACACCGCGGTCAACCCGCCCGCCGCCGACCTCGACGCCGTCGTGGACTGGTGGCGCGAGGGCGGCGACGGCCTCACCGTCACCGTCGGCGCGCGGGACGCGCTGGACGCCCTGGCCGAACGCGGCTACGACGGCCGCCTCTGCGTCCGCGTCAACCCCGGCGTCGGCGCGGGCCACCACGAGAAAGTGACGACGGGCGACGCCCCGCAGTTCGGCGTCCCGTTCGACCGGGCGGACGAGGTCTGCACCGCGGCAGATGACGTGGGTGAGTTCGTCGGCCTGCACGCCCACGTCGGGAGCGGCGTCTCCGGCGAGGACCTCTCGGCCCACGAGGTGCTGGTCGCCCGGATGGCGATGCTCGCCGACGAACTCGACCCGGCGCCGGAGTTCGTCTCGGTCGGCGGCGGGCTCGGCGTCCCGTACAGTCGGGACGAACCGCCGCTCGACCTGGAGTCGGTCGCCGACGCGACCCGCGACGCGTTCGACTGTGACGCCCGCCTCGCCGTCGAACCGGGACGGTACGTCGTCGCGGACGCGGGCATCCTCCTGACCGAGGCGACGACCGTGAAGGAGACCGAGGAGACGGTCGTCGTCGGCGTCGACGCCGGGATGACGACGCTCCTCCGGCCCGCGCTGTACGACGCCTACCACGAGATTCGGAGCCTCTCGGGCACCGTCGACGGCGACGACCGCCACGCGCGGGACCCGACGCTCTGTCTCGTCGCCGGGCCGGTCTGCGAGACGGCCGACGTGCTGGGCGAGGAGCGCGTGCTCCCCGCTCCGGAGCGCGGCGACCTGCTCACGGTCGGCACGACCGGCGCGTACGGCTACGAGATGGCCTCGACGTACAACTCCCGACCGCGACCCGCCGTCGTCACGCTCGACGGCGAGACGGTCGCCCGCCGCGAGACGCTGGCGGACCTCACGCGCCTCGAAGCCGACGGTGACGACGACGGCACTCGTGGCGCCGACACCCGAACCGCCGACACTCGGGGTGACGACGCGTGA
- the dapF gene encoding diaminopimelate epimerase — protein MSDVEIAVEKYHGAGNDFLVVSEAAASGDRAATEGSREDTADAPVGDRFAFTADRCDRETGLSHPDSDRTGADGVLFLAVDGEATPPRVEMTHVQPDGSVAEMCGNGVRCAALWGARELGLGVDEPADVVVVTPAGDRPSTVDDAGDHATVTVGMGRPSFAPWDVPLAPDHTTPLVEETVEGLTVTAVNTGVPHAVAFVDDVSAVDLEAVAPPVRHADAFPEGTNVVLAAPDDAGGFDQRTYERGVEGETNACGTGAVAVGAVARRRGLVGDEWVTVRPPGGPLEVRVTDDASFLRGPAEREFQTTLALQR, from the coding sequence GTGAGCGACGTCGAGATAGCCGTCGAGAAGTACCACGGCGCGGGCAACGACTTTCTGGTAGTCAGCGAGGCCGCCGCCTCGGGAGACCGAGCGGCGACCGAAGGGAGCCGCGAGGACACCGCCGACGCGCCGGTCGGGGACCGGTTCGCGTTCACGGCCGACCGCTGCGACCGCGAGACGGGGCTGTCTCACCCGGACTCGGACCGGACCGGCGCGGACGGCGTCCTCTTCCTCGCGGTGGACGGCGAGGCGACGCCGCCCCGCGTCGAGATGACCCACGTCCAGCCCGACGGCTCCGTCGCCGAGATGTGCGGCAACGGCGTGCGCTGTGCGGCGCTGTGGGGTGCCCGCGAACTCGGCCTCGGCGTCGACGAACCGGCCGACGTGGTCGTCGTCACGCCCGCGGGCGACCGCCCCTCGACCGTGGACGACGCCGGTGACCACGCGACCGTCACCGTCGGGATGGGTCGCCCGTCGTTCGCCCCCTGGGACGTACCGCTCGCGCCCGACCACACGACGCCGCTCGTCGAGGAGACCGTCGAGGGACTCACCGTGACCGCGGTGAACACCGGCGTCCCCCACGCCGTCGCGTTCGTGGACGACGTGAGCGCGGTCGACCTCGAAGCGGTCGCGCCGCCCGTCCGACACGCGGACGCCTTCCCCGAGGGGACGAACGTCGTCCTCGCGGCCCCGGACGACGCGGGCGGGTTCGACCAGCGGACGTACGAACGCGGCGTCGAGGGGGAGACGAACGCTTGCGGGACCGGAGCGGTCGCCGTCGGTGCGGTCGCCCGGCGACGCGGCCTCGTCGGCGACGAGTGGGTGACGGTGCGTCCGCCCGGCGGTCCGCTGGAGGTACGCGTTACCGACGACGCGTCGTTCCTGCGCGGCCCGGCCGAGCGCGAGTTCCAGACGACGCTCGCGCTCCAGCGATGA
- the purH gene encoding bifunctional phosphoribosylaminoimidazolecarboxamide formyltransferase/IMP cyclohydrolase, whose protein sequence is MHIAGMAGNRGRNLLNIADRAPGGAELAVIVATDEDAPVLDAAAERGIPTETVPLREGEDRRDHERRVLDALDGYEFDLVCLDGYMRVLSETFLDAAPTTLNVHPSLLPSFPGTDAWGDALDAGARVTGCTVHVVTDAVDEDGEVVEGEVDGGPIVTQEPVPVYEGDDADDLKHRVLSEGEFRAYPRAVRWFAEDSVTVAEDGSVTVEGDEGGTFPVRDLASADRAETLRYGENPHQDAALYATPTDEASVVHADQLNEGAKGMGYNNYNDADAALDIVKEFDAPAAAVIKHTNPAGCATAEKLADAYADALSTDPMSAFGGIVALNRECDAATAERVVDSFKEVCVAPGYSEDALGILREKENLRVLDCGSLDTPDEEREEFTVKPVTGGRLVQERDDQRLTREDLTFVTEREPSEEQVETMLFAWQVAKHVKSNAIVFADGTETVGVGMGQVSRVDAVRLAAMKADEHAEGKDAQGAVMASDAFFPFPDGVEEAAEAGIEAVVQPGGSVNDDDVIETCDELGVAMAFTGNRCFKHD, encoded by the coding sequence ATGCACATCGCCGGGATGGCGGGCAACCGAGGGCGCAACCTCCTGAACATCGCCGACCGTGCGCCGGGCGGCGCGGAGCTAGCAGTAATCGTCGCCACCGACGAAGACGCGCCGGTGCTGGACGCGGCCGCAGAACGCGGGATTCCCACCGAGACGGTCCCGCTCCGCGAGGGCGAGGACCGCCGCGACCACGAGCGCCGCGTCCTCGACGCCCTCGACGGCTACGAGTTCGACCTCGTCTGCCTCGACGGCTACATGCGCGTCCTGAGCGAGACGTTCCTCGACGCCGCGCCGACGACGCTGAACGTCCACCCCTCCCTCCTGCCGTCGTTCCCCGGGACGGACGCGTGGGGCGACGCACTCGACGCAGGCGCTCGGGTGACCGGCTGTACCGTCCACGTCGTCACGGACGCCGTCGACGAGGACGGCGAGGTCGTCGAGGGCGAGGTGGACGGCGGCCCCATCGTCACGCAGGAACCGGTGCCCGTCTACGAGGGCGACGACGCCGACGACCTGAAGCACAGGGTGCTCTCCGAGGGCGAGTTCCGGGCGTACCCCCGCGCCGTCCGCTGGTTCGCCGAGGACAGCGTTACCGTCGCGGAGGATGGCAGCGTGACCGTCGAGGGCGACGAGGGCGGTACCTTCCCGGTCCGCGACCTCGCCTCGGCAGACCGCGCCGAGACGCTTCGCTACGGCGAGAACCCGCATCAGGACGCCGCGCTGTACGCGACGCCGACCGACGAGGCGAGCGTCGTCCACGCCGACCAGTTGAACGAGGGTGCGAAGGGGATGGGCTACAACAACTACAACGACGCCGACGCGGCGCTGGACATCGTCAAGGAGTTCGACGCGCCCGCCGCCGCCGTCATCAAGCACACCAACCCCGCCGGGTGTGCCACGGCCGAGAAGCTCGCCGACGCCTACGCCGACGCGCTCTCGACGGACCCGATGAGCGCCTTCGGCGGCATCGTCGCGCTCAACCGCGAGTGCGACGCGGCCACCGCCGAGCGAGTCGTCGACTCGTTCAAGGAGGTGTGCGTCGCCCCCGGCTACTCCGAGGATGCACTGGGCATCCTCCGCGAGAAGGAGAACCTCCGGGTCCTCGACTGTGGTTCCCTCGACACGCCCGACGAGGAGCGCGAGGAGTTCACCGTCAAGCCCGTCACCGGCGGGCGACTCGTCCAGGAGCGCGACGACCAGCGCCTCACCCGTGAGGACCTGACGTTCGTCACCGAGCGCGAACCGAGCGAAGAGCAGGTCGAGACGATGCTGTTCGCGTGGCAGGTCGCCAAGCACGTCAAGTCCAACGCCATCGTGTTCGCCGACGGCACGGAGACGGTCGGCGTCGGGATGGGGCAGGTCTCCCGCGTCGACGCGGTCCGCCTCGCCGCGATGAAGGCCGATGAACACGCCGAGGGCAAGGACGCGCAGGGCGCGGTGATGGCCTCGGACGCGTTCTTCCCGTTCCCTGACGGGGTCGAGGAGGCCGCCGAGGCGGGTATCGAGGCCGTCGTCCAGCCGGGCGGGAGCGTCAACGACGACGACGTCATCGAGACGTGCGACGAACTCGGCGTCGCGATGGCGTTCACCGGTAACAGGTGTTTTAAGCACGACTGA
- a CDS encoding zinc ribbon domain-containing protein yields MSSSNRPGDGDGCPKCGHTEVDIGEISTTGSGLSKMFDIQTNRFNVVTCTGCGYSELYRDVGSSGSDIVDVFFG; encoded by the coding sequence ATGTCCTCCAGCAACCGACCGGGCGACGGCGACGGCTGTCCGAAGTGCGGTCACACCGAGGTCGACATCGGCGAGATATCGACGACCGGCAGCGGCCTCAGCAAGATGTTCGACATCCAGACGAACCGGTTCAACGTGGTCACCTGTACCGGCTGTGGCTACTCCGAACTGTACCGCGACGTGGGCTCCTCGGGGAGCGACATCGTCGACGTGTTCTTCGGGTAG